A region of the Actinomycetota bacterium genome:
CGAACCGCGCTCTCCGCCGCGTGCGGGTCGTACCCTACGACGGTGGCACCGAGGTCTCGGAGCCGCGACGCAAGCTCGAGCGCCGGTGCGATGCGCACGTCGTCGGTCCCCGGTTTGAACGCCAGGCCGAGGAGGGCGATCCGCTTGTCGTCGAGGTTCCACAGCGCATCTCGGATCTTCTCGACGGCTGCGTCCACCGCCTGGTCGTTGATGCGCTGGACCTCCCGCAACATCGCGAAGTCGTAGCCGAGGGCGGTCGACAGCCGGTCGAACGCGACCAGGTCCTTGGGGAAGCAGTAGCCCCCGTAGCCGAGGCCGGCGTTCAGGAACGCAGGGCCGATCCGCGAGTCGGCACCCATCACCTCGGTGACGGCGTCGACGTCGGCGTCTGCCCGTTCGCAGAGACGAGCGAGCGCGTTCGCGTAGGAGATCTTGAGGGCCAGGAACGCGTTGCACGCGTGCTTCGCGAGTTCGGCCGTCCTGATGTCGGTCTCGATCATGCGAGCCCCTCGATCGGTGAACGGCTCGTAGAGCGCGCGCATCACCGCGAACGCCGACTCCGATGAGGCACCCACGAGGATCCGTTCCGGAGACATCGCGTCCGCCATCGCGTGCCCCTCCCGGAGGAACTCCGGGTTCGAGACCACGTGGACCGAGCCCACGAGATCGGCGCGCTGCAGCGAGACCGAGCGCACGAGCCGATCGGCGGTGCCTGCCGGCACGGTCGACTTCTCGACGATCACGAGACCGGCGGCGGCATGCTGGAGCACCTGTCGAGCGGCCTGTTCAACCGCGACCAGGTTCGCCTCGCCGGTCGCGCGCGGGGGCGTGCCCACGCAGACGAACACCACGTCGGCCTCGGGGACGGCCTCCTCGGTCTCGTGCGCGAACGACAGTCGTCCCGCGGCCACGCCCTCGCGGATCGAATCGGCGACGCCCGGCTCATGGAAGGGCATGTCGCCGGCGAGCAGGGCGTCGATCTTGCTCCGATCGGCGTCGGTGCCGACCACGTCGTGACCGACGGCCGCGAAAGAGGCACACGTGATCAGCCCGACGTGCCCCGTCCCGATGACTCCTACCCGCATCCCGAGTCCTCCCGCACCTTCCGTGGTTTTCCGCACCGGCCCGAGCGGCCCGGAATCAGCATCGTCAGTCTCGCGCGCCACCTTGACCGCGACGCGCGCGAACCGCCTGCGCCCCGAACAGCACCACGAACCTCGGATTGTGCCGCAGGTACCGCTTCCACAACCGTCGGGGTTCGGTCGCGAGACGGAACAACCATTCGAGGCCGGCACGCTGCATGATCGCCGGTGCCTGACGCTTCGTGCCGGCGAGGAAGTCGAACGCGGCGCCGACGCCGAGCTGGACGATCGGCAGCCGGTCCCGATGGGCCCGCATCCACCGCTCTTGCTTGGGGCAGCCGAGGCCCACGAAGAGGATCCGCGTCCCGCTCGCGAGGATGGCGTTGACGATCTCGTCGTCCTCGCCTTCGTCGAGTTGTCGGAAGGGCGGGCTGTACGCGTACGCGATCCGCAGCTCGGGCCAGCGCTCCGCGGCCACGTCGCGGAGCGCGTCGATCACCTCAGGACTCCCCCCGTAGAAGC
Encoded here:
- a CDS encoding UDP-glucose/GDP-mannose dehydrogenase family protein; its protein translation is MRVGVIGTGHVGLITCASFAAVGHDVVGTDADRSKIDALLAGDMPFHEPGVADSIREGVAAGRLSFAHETEEAVPEADVVFVCVGTPPRATGEANLVAVEQAARQVLQHAAAGLVIVEKSTVPAGTADRLVRSVSLQRADLVGSVHVVSNPEFLREGHAMADAMSPERILVGASSESAFAVMRALYEPFTDRGARMIETDIRTAELAKHACNAFLALKISYANALARLCERADADVDAVTEVMGADSRIGPAFLNAGLGYGGYCFPKDLVAFDRLSTALGYDFAMLREVQRINDQAVDAAVEKIRDALWNLDDKRIALLGLAFKPGTDDVRIAPALELASRLRDLGATVVGYDPHAAESAVRAQPELEIAPSAYEAAHGAHCAVLCTEWEEFQELDFAKLGEVMATRVFVDGRNAIDADEVVGHGFHYYPAGRRPSIPDRA
- a CDS encoding WecB/TagA/CpsF family glycosyltransferase encodes the protein MSVSEETVPPGLGEEAKRAASTGVGNLGLQHREILGMRVDATTYPDAIDRVLRWADAGGSRTVGVATVNNVMESHDDPSFRDVMNDCDLVTPDGVPLVWALKLLGVGDATRVYGPELTPRLLARAARDAVPVGFYGGSPEVIDALRDVAAERWPELRIAYAYSPPFRQLDEGEDDEIVNAILASGTRILFVGLGCPKQERWMRAHRDRLPIVQLGVGAAFDFLAGTKRQAPAIMQRAGLEWLFRLATEPRRLWKRYLRHNPRFVVLFGAQAVRARRGQGGARD